A region from the Sphaerodactylus townsendi isolate TG3544 linkage group LG01, MPM_Stown_v2.3, whole genome shotgun sequence genome encodes:
- the MYCN gene encoding N-myc proto-oncogene protein, whose translation MPGMVSKNPDLEFDSLQPCFYPDEDDFYLCGPDSAPPGEDIWKKFELLPTPPLSPSPAGLQENPPGGAPLSWGAVALGGFRTGDSLDWASELLLLPPEADLWGSTDVGDSFETGLGESSNLNAIIIQDCMWSGFSAREKLERAVNEKLQSKGGAAAAPATAVSATTTSATPNASAGNDGSSQGELNNSVSECVDPAVVFPFPINKREPVASAVASAAGGVAGIRVSVSSNGGAAQGAAGPPSRNGRHPSAASNTRANSSSGDDTLSDSDEEEDEEDEEEEIDVVTVEKRRTSSNKPVTTLTITVRTKNVSPVASVRTQPNEVILKRCAPIHQQHNYAAPSPYMESEDGPPQKKLKSEPPRPVKPMTQPKPKSSSPRNSDSEDSERRRNHNILERQRRNDLRSSFLTLRDHVPELVKNEKAAKVVILKKATEYVHSLQSEEQKLLLEKEKLQVRQQQLIKKLEHMQIC comes from the exons ATGCCGGGGATGGTCAGTAAAAACCCAGATCTCGAATTTGACTCGTTGCAACCTTGCTTCTACCCGGACGAAGACGATTTTTATTTGTGTGGTCCGGATTCTGCTCCCCCGGGGGAGGACATCTGGAAAAAGTTTGAGCTCCTGCCTACACCTCCTCTGTCTCCAAGTCCGGCGGGTCTACAGGAGAACCCTCCGGGAGGAGCCCCCTTGTCATGGGGGGCAGTGGCTCTGGGGGGGTTCCGAACCGGCGACTCTCTCGACTGGGCTTCAgaattgctgctgctgcctccggAAGCTGACCTGTGGGGCAGCACAGATGTAGGGGACTCCTTCGAGACCGGCTTAGGAGAGAGCAGCAACCTCAACGCCATCATTATCCAGGACTGTATGTGGAGTGGCTTCTCTGCCCGGGAGAAACTGGAAAGGGCGGTGAATGAGAAGCTGCAGAGCAAAggaggggcggcggctgctcctgccacagctgtctctgccaccaccacctcGGCCACCCCCAACGCCAGCGCTGGGAACGACGGCAGCAGCCAGGGAGAGCTGAACAACTCGGTCTCGGAGTGTGTGGACCCAGCAGTGGTTTTCCCGTTCCCCATTAACAAGAGAGAGCCGGTGGCTTCAGCTGTGGCCTCAGCTGCAGGGGGTGTGGCTGGTATCCGGGTGAGCGTTTCGAGTAATGGCGGGGCCGCACAAGGGGCGGCGGGTCCCCCTTCGCGCAATGGACGTCACCCCAGCGCTGCAAGCAACACCCGAGCCAACAGCAGCTCAGGGGACGACACTCTGAGCGATTCTG acgaagaggaggatgaggaggatgaggaagaagaaaTCGATGTAGTAACAGTGGAAAAGAGGCGGACCTCCTCCAACAAACCGGTTACCACCCTGACTATCACAGTGCGCACCAAAAACGTCAGCCCAGTGGCCTCTGTGAGAACTCAGCCAAATGAAGTCATCCTTAAGCGCTGCGCTCCTATTCATCAGCAACACAACTACGCCGCGCCTTCTCCATATATGGAAAGCGAAGATGGACCACCACAGAAAAAGCTAAAAAGTGAACCACCCCGTCCAGTAAAACCTATGACCCAACCAAAGCCGAAGAGCTCGAGTCCTCGAAACTCTGACTCGGAAGACAGCGAGCGTCGACGGAACCACAACATTCTGGAACGTCAGCGACGTAATGATTTGAGGTCAAGTTTCCTCACGTTAAGGGACCATGTGCCGGAACTGGTGAAAAACGAGAAAGCGGCAAAAGTTGTCATCTTGAAAAAAGCCACTGAGTATGTTCATTCCTTACAGTCAGAGGAACAAAAGTTATTGCTGGAAAAGGAAAAACTTCAAGTCCGGCAACAGCAGCTAATAAAAAAATTAGAACACATGCAGATTtgctaa